A genome region from Verrucomicrobiaceae bacterium includes the following:
- a CDS encoding virulence factor SrfB — MTVDIGGGTTDISIIEYRDLLMGKGVEWRPATVPRLQHHRGDTLAKEIVEAVLLPALGTRF, encoded by the coding sequence ATGACCGTGGATATCGGCGGCGGCACCACGGACATCTCCATCATCGAGTATCGTGATCTACTCATGGGTAAGGGAGTCGAGTGGAGGCCAGCTACTGTCCCGCGACTCCAGCACCATCGCGGGGATACTTTGGCGAAGGAGATCGTGGAAGCCGTGCTACTCCCAGCTCTCGGCACGCGTTTTTAG